The DNA sequence ACCTCCGGCAGCCGGGCGGTCAGGCCCAGCCGGTCGGGCAGGCCGGGCACGCCGAGCGCGGTCAGCGCCCCGGGCAGCACGTCGGCGATGGTGCCCTCGTCATAGCGCGGTGCGAGGAACATGTCGGCCACTCCCCTCCCCGGCGCGCGGCCGGTGCGTCAGTGCGCGGCGCGGCGCCGCGCGAGCAGGTGCACCTGGGTCGCCACATCCCGGTATGGCGGCAGGGCCGACACGGCCAGCTCGAACGCCGTCAGCGCCTCGGGGTCGGCGTCGGCCACGACCCCGGGCACGGCGTCGGCCACGACGCGCACCCCGTGTACGGACTCCACGCCCAGGCCCGCCCCGGCCAGCAGCCGCTGGGCGCCGTCGAGGTCGAAGCGGCGCCGCAGCGTGTCGCGCGCGGTCAGCCGGGCGTCCGGGTCGGCCAGCAGGTCGGCGGCGGCGCGCCACTGCCCGGCCATGGCCCGCGACAGCACCGCCGCGGCCCGGTTGGCGACCAGCACGCTGGCCGCGCCGCCCGGCCGCAGCGTGTCGTGCAGCGCCTGCACGACCTCGGCCGGATCGTCGACGACCTCCAGCACCGCGTGGCACAGCACCAGGTCGGCGCCGCCGGGCGGGACGAGGTCGCCGAGGGAGTCGGCGTCGCCCTGCATCGCGTGCACGCGGTCGGCGACCCCGGCGTCGGCGGCCCGGCGCAGCAGCGAGGCCAGCGCGTCAGGGCTCGGGTCGACGACGGTGACGCTGTGCCCGGCCTCGGCCAGCGGCACCGCGAACCCGCCGGTGCCGCCGCCGACGTCGACCACGGTGAGCCGCCGCCCGTCCTGTGCTGCCAGCTCGGCTCGCAGCACCGACCAGATCACGGCCGTCCGGGGCCCCGCGATCCGGGGCTGGGCCACACTCGTCCGCTCCACGCTGGCGAGCCTAGCCGAACCGGGCACCGTCCGGGTCGGGCCACGACCGCACCGCGTATGCCGTTCGGGTCAGTCGCGTTGCGCGGTGCCCTTCTGGACCACGAGCGCCCCACGGTAGCGGGCGGTCAGCTCGGCGATCTCCCCGTCGCTGAGCGGCGCGGTCAGCACGACCGCGCAGGCGATCGGGTCGATGCTGGTGCTGAAGCCCATCTTGTCCGCGCCGGGGACGAAGTCGCGCCGCCCCAGCTCCATCTGCACCCGCATGAGCTCGACCCAGCTGCGCTCGCAGGTCTGCACCCGGTACGGCGTGTTCCCGGCCACGGACTTGAGCTGCTGCAGGGTCTTGTTCAGATCGGCCGAGGAGGAGACCGCCACCACCCAGGAACCGTCGCGGTCCTTGGCGATGCCGACGTAGGTCTCCCGGTCGGCGTCGACGACGGAGGGCAGTTTCGGCTCGGGCGAGCCGGCCACCACGATGGTGACGACCGTGCCCTCGGGCACCCGCGTGCCCGGTGCCGGCACCGTGCTGATGACGCCGCCGGTGGTCACGCCCGGCTCATACCTCAGGATCGGTATCAGCTCGCCGTCGATGACGTCCTTCTCCACCACGGTCACGTTGGTCGAGGTCAGCTGCGGCACCACGGTCGTCCGGGTGCTGGCGCTCGGCGTGGGCGCGACGGGGTCCGCGGCCGACGGCCGCTGCGCGCACCCGGCCAGCAGCGCCAGCGCCGACGCGGCCAGCGTCAGTGTCCATCTGTGCATGTTGACTCCCTCGATGGTTGCGGGGTCAGACGTGGTGGGCGCGCCGCCGGTTGCCGCCGGGGGTCAGGCGGTCAGCAGGGTCACACCGAGGTGACCCTCGGTGGTCGCGATCCGGTGGGACAGCACGACGGTGTTGGCGTTGCGGCTGCCGAGGTGCATGCCGATCGCGTACGCGTTGGTGGAGCCCGAACGCAGGTAGACGGGGGCACCGGAGTCGCCGCCCTGCGACAGCACCTCGTTGTTGCGCCAGCCCGACATCAGGCCCGTCGTGCAGCCGTCGGCGTCGCACAGCTTGTCCAGCAGGTCCAGCACCTCGATGTTGCACGTGGCCCGGGTCTTCATGCCGCTCTGGCAGAACAGGTCGCCGATCCTGGGGTTGTACCTGCCGATGATGTTGCGCTGGACCGGGCAGCACGGGTCGGAGTGGATGACGTTGTCGAACGTCTCCGTCGACGACAGCACCGCGATCATGTCGAAGTCCGGGTAGCCGTACTCGCCGCTGGCCACTCCGACGTACTGCGGGCCGGAGTAGACGGACTGGCCGTTGGTGAAGCAGTGCCCGGCGGTGACGACACCCTTGGCACCGTCGCTGTTGCGCCGCACGGTGAAGCCCGCGGTGCAGGTGTTGTTCGCCGTGGTGCCGACGCCCGCCCGGATCCCCGAGCCGCCGAAGTGGGGCTCGCCGTCGTCGAGGCGGCCCTCGCGGCCGACCTGGTCGACGTCCACGACGACCAGGTCGCCCAGCGCCTGACGCAGCGCCTCGGCGGCCTCGGGGTAGCGGGGGTCGAAACCGACGTGGAAGCGCGAGTCGCGCGCGTCGAGGCCGTAGCTGAACGTCGCCTTGGCCGCGTCGGCGTGCCAGGCCCGCCCGTCCAGCACCTTCTCGGCCCGGAGCAGGTCGGCGGCGCTGTGGCAGCCCACCATGGTCCGGGTCTTGACCCCGACGGCCCGGACGCCTCCGGCGGTGGCGGACAGCCGCTTGCGCAGGCCGGGCACGTCGCGGAACTCCGGGGCCAGCACCGTGACCACGGTCTGCGTCGTGTGGTCCAGGACCGTGCCGATGAGCCCGGACGACAGCTGCTCGGTCAGGCTCGTCGCCGGGGTCAGGTTCAGCGCCGCGTCCCGGTCGGCCTGGATCCGGTGGTTGAACTCGATCGCGTTCGCGTCGGTCAGCCACGCCTCGTATCGGGGGAGCTCGTCGGCGACCAGCGAGCCGTCCAGGGTCACCGGCCGGGAGTCGACGCTGCATGCCGGGGCTGCGATCGCTGCTGCCTGGGCCGTATCACCCAAAAGGACGGCCAGCATTAGTCCGCAGGTAGATGCGGCAAGCAGCGATCTCCTCATGCCGGTGTCCGATCGTCTTGAGGGTGTGGGACGGACAGACGGTATCGGCACCATGCGGTCCACACAAGACTTTCTCACGTCTGATATGGACTAGCAGTAATCAGCGGACTACCTGAAGTCGCGTGACGATCCCGGGGTGGCGATGGCCAGCGGCTCCAGCCGGTCGGCGACGAGGTTGCGCACCCCCGAGGCCGACTCCAGCCGGCCCCGTACCACCAGCGCGGCGCTGGTCCGGGCCACCCGGCGGTAGCGCAGCCACAGCCCCGGCGAGCACACCACGTTGAGCATCCCGGTCTCGTCCTCCAGGTTGAGGAAGGTGACCCCGCCCGCCGTGGCCGGGCGCTGCCGGTGGGTGACCAGGCCGCCGACGGTCACCCGGGCGCCGGGTTCGACGCCGGACAGCTGCGCCACGGGCAGCACGCCGTCGGCGGACAGCTGCGGCCGTACCAGGCGGATGGGGTGGTCGTCCGGGGACAGCCCGGTCGCCCACACGTCGGCGACCAGCCGTTCCACCTCGTCCATGCCGGGCAGCATCGGCGCGTGCACGCCCACGGCGGTGCCGGGCAGCCGGTCGGGGGTGTCGGTGGCGGCGGCCCCGGCGGCCCACAGCGCCGCGCGCCGGTCCAGGCCGAAGCAGGCGAAGGCGTCCGCGGTGGCTAGGGCCTCCAGCTGGGCGGCGGCCAGACCGGTGCGCCGGGCCAGATCGGTCATGTCCGTGTACGGCCGGTCGCCGCGCCCCGCCACGATCCGCTCGGCCGCCTCCTGCCCCAGCGTGCGCACCGTGTCCAGGCCCAGCCGCACCGCCGGACCGCCCAGCCCCCACTTCGAGGGCGGCTCGCCCGGGGCGCTGCCCCACCGCGTGCCCGGATCGCCCTCCAGCGCCGCCCTGACCCCGCTGGCGTTGACGTCGGGCCGCAGCACCCGCACCCCGTGCCGCCGCGCGTCGTCGACCAGCGACTGCGGCGAGTAGAAGCCCATCGGCTGCGCCCCGAGCAGCGCCGCGCAGAACGCCGCCGGGTGGTAGCGCTTGAGCCAGGCGCTGGCGTACACCAGGTAGGCGAAGCTCATCGCGTGGCTCTCCGGGAAGCCGTAGTTGGCGAACGCGGCGAGCTTGTTGAAGATGTCGTCGGCCAGCTCGCCGGTGATGCCGTTGCGGGCCATACCGTCGAACAGCCGGTCCTTGAGCCGGTCCATCCGCTCCATCGAGCGCTTGGAGCCCATCGCCCGGCGCAGCTGGTCGGCCTCGGTCGGGGTGAAGTCGGCGACGTCCACGGCCAGCTGCATCATCTGCTCCTGGAACAGCGGCACCCCCAGCGTCCGGGCCAGCGAGTTGCGCATGCGCGGATGCGGGATGTCCACCTCTTCCAGGCCGTTCTTGCGCCGGATGAACGGGTGCACCGAGCCGCCCTGGATCGGGCCCGGCCGGATCAGCGCCACCTCCACCACCAGGTCGTAGAAGCGCTCCGGGCGCAGCCGGGGCAGCGTGGACATCTGCGCGCGGCTCTCCACCTGGAACACCCCGACGGTGTCGGCGCGGCAGAGCATCTCGTACACCTCGGGGTCGTCCGGTTTGAGGTCGCCGAGGTCCAGCTCGTCGCCGAGGAAGTCGTGGGCGTAGTGCAGCGCCGACAGCATGCCCAGGCCCAGCAGGTCGAACTTGACCAGGTCGATCGCGGCGCAGTCGTCCTTGTCCCACTGGAGCACGGTGCGGCCGGGCATGCGGGCCCACTCCACCGGGCACACCTCGATCACCGGGCGGTCGCAGATCACCATGCCGCCGGAGTGGATGCCCAGGTGGCGCGGCGCCTGGAGCAGCTGCCCGGCGTAGTCGAGCACATGCTGCGGGATGCCTTCCACATCCGCGGCGGAGATGCCGTTCCAGCGGTCGATCTGCTTGCTCCAGGCGTCCTGCTGGCCCGGCGAGAACCCGAAGGCGCGGGCCACGTCGCGCACGGCCGAGCGCGGCCGGTACGAGATCACGTTGGCCACCTGCGCGGTGTGCTCCCGCCCGTAGCGGGTGTACACGTACTGGATGACCTCTTCGCGCCGGTCGGACTCGATGTCGACGTCGATGTCGGGCGGCCCGTCGCGCTCCGGGGCCAGGAACCGCTCGAACATCAGCCCCCCGTCGGGGCCCAGCGGGTCCACGTTGGTGATCCGCAGCGCGTAGCAGACGGCCGAGTTCGCCGCCGACCCCCGCCCCTGGCAGTAGATCTTCTCCCGGCGGCAGAAGTCGACGATGTCCCACACCACCAGGAAGTAGCCCGGGAACTCCAGCTGCTCGATCATCGCCAGCTCGCGGTCGATCCGCTCGTACGCCTCCGGGTAGGCCTGCCTCGGCCCGTACCGCCGCGCCGCCCCCTCGTACGCCCGCTCCCGCAGGAACGCCGCCTCGTCGACCTCGACGCCCGGCGGGTAGGTGAACGGCGGCAGCTTCGGCGCCACCAGCCGCAGGTCGAAGGCCAGCTCCTCGCCCAGCCGCGCCGCGTACGCCACCGCCCCCGGGTACGCCGCGAACCGTGCCGCCATCTCCGCGCCCGAACGCAGGTGCGCGGCGGCCCCCGCCGGCAGCCAGCCGTCGAGCTGGTCCAGGCTGCTGCGGGCTCGCACCGCCGCGGTCACCGTGGCCAGCCGCCGCCGCCCCGGCGCGTGGTAGTGCACGTTGTTGGTCGCCAGCACCGGCAGCCCGGCGGCGGCCGCGAGCTGCGCCAGCGCGTCGTTGCGGTCGCCGTCCAGCGGATCACCGTGATCGGTCAGCTCCACCACCACGTTCTCCTGGCCGAACAGGCCCACCAGCTCAGCCAGCTTCTTCGCGGCGGCGCTCATACCCCCGTCGCCCCCGCTGCCCGGCGGGGCCAGCAGCCCGGCCTGCAACGCCCGGGGCACCAGCCCCTTCCGGCACCCGGTCAGCACCACGCCCTGCCCGTCCAGGTGGTGGGCGATCTCGTTCAGGTCGTAGCTCGGGCGGCCCTTCTCGCCGCCCTTCAGGTGCGCCTTGGCGATGGCCCTGGCCAGGTTGGCGTAGCCCTGCGGGCCCCGGGCCAGCACCAGCAGGTGTTCCCCGACCGGGTCGGGCACGCCGCCCCGGGGCAGCCCGGCCAGGTTCAGCTCGGCGCCGAACACCGTCGGCAGGTCGTGCTCGCGGGCCGCCTCGGCGAAGCGGACCACGCCGTACAGGCCGTCGTGGTCGGTGATCGCCAGGGCGCCCAGCCCCAGGCGCACCGCCTCGGCGACCAGCTCCTCGGGATGGCTGGCGCCGTCGAGGAAGCTGAAGTTCGTGTGGCAGTGCAGCTCCGCGTACGGCACCCCCGCGCGCGGGCGCGCCACCGGCACCGGCCGGTACGGTTCCCGCTTGCGCGAGAACGCGGGCGCGTCGCCGCCGTCGGCGAGCGGGTCGACGACCTTGCCGCCCCGCATCCGCCGCTCCAGCTCGGCCCACGACAACTTGTCGTTACTGCTCCATCCCATGATTCGAACAAGTGTACTACTGAGTCGATCATGAATGCGCGGGGTTCGGGGAGTCCGGCACCCGCGTCGGGTGCGCACCCCGGGCCCCTCCCGCTTTTCATCGACGTTGGCCTATCACGTCGAGTTCGATCTCGCCCCAGTCGACGTAATAGGCCAGCGTCGATGAAAAGCGAGGCGCGTAGCGCCGGGCGCCGTGGTGGGTGCGTGCAGTTTCGGGGAAAGTGCGGGAATCCCGGCCGTGATTCGTGCAGTTTCCCCGAAACTGCAGCATCGCCGGAGGCCGCTCGCCCGAGGCGGGCGGGGCGGGCGGCGCGGGTGGGGTGGGTGGGGTGGTCAGTCGAAGTGGAGGGTGATGGTCCATTCGGCGGCGGCGAGGGTGAGCAGCAGGGCGCGGCCGTCGGCGAGCAGGACCTGGAGGCGTACCGCGCGCACCGACCGGCGCGAGTCCCACCACTGCTCGTCCACCGGCCACGGCCCGGCCCAGCCGACCACCTCGGCCGGGCCCCGGTCCAGCATCAGCCGGGCCGGGTCGGCGGTCAGCTCCAGCCGCGCGCTGACCCCCACCACCTGCCCGGACGCGTCCAGCAGCCGGGCCGGCTGCGGCTGGTCCAGCACCACCGCGGGCGACGGCGGCGGCAGCCGCCCCGGCCACGGCCCGGCAGCGCGGGCGGCGATCCGCTCGTCGCCCCACGGCACCAGGGTCGCCTGCTCACGGGGGTCGCGGCCGCCGCCGAGCACCGCGGTGACCACCGCCTCCGGGCCGAGGATGCCCTGCACCCGGTGCAGGGCGCGGTGGGCCCGGTCGCGCTCGGCGCCGGGGTCGCCCCACAACCCGGCCTGCAACCCGACCTGGTGCACCAGCCCGTCGGGGATCAGCCGCAGCGCGACGATGCCCTGGTTCAGGCGCCGCTGGGTGATCCAGCCTTCGAGCTGCCAGCGGGTACGGTCGGCGATGCCGCCCGCGGTCAGGATGCCGTCGTGGCGCCATACCCGGTGCAGCTCGCGGCCGTCGGCGGTGACCGCGCCGATCGCCAGCCGTGTGCACGCCATCCCGTATCCGGCCAGCCGCTCGTGCAGCCGCTCGGCCAGGGCGCGGGCCGCGAACGCGGCAGTGTCGACCCGGTCCACGGGTTCGTCGAAGCGCTCGTCGACCTCCAGGTCGGGCGGGGCCTGGCGGACCGCCAGCGGCCGGTCGTCGCGCCCGGCGGCCAGCCGCTGGGCCAGGGCCGCGTCCAGCCCGAACCGGGCCAGCACGTCGCCCGGCGGCAGGGCGGCGTACGCGCCGAGGGTGGTGATGCCGAGCCGGCGCAGCAGCCCGACCAGCTGCGGGCGTTCCAGCGTGGCCAC is a window from the Catellatospora sp. TT07R-123 genome containing:
- a CDS encoding PASTA domain-containing protein; translated protein: MHRWTLTLAASALALLAGCAQRPSAADPVAPTPSASTRTTVVPQLTSTNVTVVEKDVIDGELIPILRYEPGVTTGGVISTVPAPGTRVPEGTVVTIVVAGSPEPKLPSVVDADRETYVGIAKDRDGSWVVAVSSSADLNKTLQQLKSVAGNTPYRVQTCERSWVELMRVQMELGRRDFVPGADKMGFSTSIDPIACAVVLTAPLSDGEIAELTARYRGALVVQKGTAQRD
- a CDS encoding methyltransferase domain-containing protein; the protein is MERTSVAQPRIAGPRTAVIWSVLRAELAAQDGRRLTVVDVGGGTGGFAVPLAEAGHSVTVVDPSPDALASLLRRAADAGVADRVHAMQGDADSLGDLVPPGGADLVLCHAVLEVVDDPAEVVQALHDTLRPGGAASVLVANRAAAVLSRAMAGQWRAAADLLADPDARLTARDTLRRRFDLDGAQRLLAGAGLGVESVHGVRVVADAVPGVVADADPEALTAFELAVSALPPYRDVATQVHLLARRRAAH
- a CDS encoding error-prone DNA polymerase, which codes for MGWSSNDKLSWAELERRMRGGKVVDPLADGGDAPAFSRKREPYRPVPVARPRAGVPYAELHCHTNFSFLDGASHPEELVAEAVRLGLGALAITDHDGLYGVVRFAEAAREHDLPTVFGAELNLAGLPRGGVPDPVGEHLLVLARGPQGYANLARAIAKAHLKGGEKGRPSYDLNEIAHHLDGQGVVLTGCRKGLVPRALQAGLLAPPGSGGDGGMSAAAKKLAELVGLFGQENVVVELTDHGDPLDGDRNDALAQLAAAAGLPVLATNNVHYHAPGRRRLATVTAAVRARSSLDQLDGWLPAGAAAHLRSGAEMAARFAAYPGAVAYAARLGEELAFDLRLVAPKLPPFTYPPGVEVDEAAFLRERAYEGAARRYGPRQAYPEAYERIDRELAMIEQLEFPGYFLVVWDIVDFCRREKIYCQGRGSAANSAVCYALRITNVDPLGPDGGLMFERFLAPERDGPPDIDVDIESDRREEVIQYVYTRYGREHTAQVANVISYRPRSAVRDVARAFGFSPGQQDAWSKQIDRWNGISAADVEGIPQHVLDYAGQLLQAPRHLGIHSGGMVICDRPVIEVCPVEWARMPGRTVLQWDKDDCAAIDLVKFDLLGLGMLSALHYAHDFLGDELDLGDLKPDDPEVYEMLCRADTVGVFQVESRAQMSTLPRLRPERFYDLVVEVALIRPGPIQGGSVHPFIRRKNGLEEVDIPHPRMRNSLARTLGVPLFQEQMMQLAVDVADFTPTEADQLRRAMGSKRSMERMDRLKDRLFDGMARNGITGELADDIFNKLAAFANYGFPESHAMSFAYLVYASAWLKRYHPAAFCAALLGAQPMGFYSPQSLVDDARRHGVRVLRPDVNASGVRAALEGDPGTRWGSAPGEPPSKWGLGGPAVRLGLDTVRTLGQEAAERIVAGRGDRPYTDMTDLARRTGLAAAQLEALATADAFACFGLDRRAALWAAGAAATDTPDRLPGTAVGVHAPMLPGMDEVERLVADVWATGLSPDDHPIRLVRPQLSADGVLPVAQLSGVEPGARVTVGGLVTHRQRPATAGGVTFLNLEDETGMLNVVCSPGLWLRYRRVARTSAALVVRGRLESASGVRNLVADRLEPLAIATPGSSRDFR
- a CDS encoding DNA polymerase Y family protein, which encodes MRDALRTMLVWCPDWPVIAADLVDGVPADRPVAVLHANRVVASSATARAEGVRRGLRKREAQARCPQLIAVDHDPVRDVRAFEPVLAAVEQVAASVAVLRAGVCAFAARGPARYHGGEEAAAERIVEQVAQECRVEAQIGVADGTFAALLAARTGRIVPPGQTPQFLAALPVATLERPQLVGLLRRLGITTLGAYAALPPGDVLARFGLDAALAQRLAAGRDDRPLAVRQAPPDLEVDERFDEPVDRVDTAAFAARALAERLHERLAGYGMACTRLAIGAVTADGRELHRVWRHDGILTAGGIADRTRWQLEGWITQRRLNQGIVALRLIPDGLVHQVGLQAGLWGDPGAERDRAHRALHRVQGILGPEAVVTAVLGGGRDPREQATLVPWGDERIAARAAGPWPGRLPPPSPAVVLDQPQPARLLDASGQVVGVSARLELTADPARLMLDRGPAEVVGWAGPWPVDEQWWDSRRSVRAVRLQVLLADGRALLLTLAAAEWTITLHFD